From the Caldisericia bacterium genome, one window contains:
- the recR gene encoding recombination mediator RecR: protein MYQYPKSLNKLIEILSKLPGIGPKSAERISLFLLRTKEDLVDELILSIKNLRKNVKTCRICFNLAENEDTCLICKDITRDKSIILVVEDIKDLIRIESLGYYKGIYHVLGGHISTTQGLGIEHLTISSLEERVKSGDVKEVIFALSPTWEGDITKEYIKKILKKYDLKISSLARGISGTTYLESIDDSSLIQALLDRKEEK, encoded by the coding sequence ATGTATCAATATCCTAAAAGTTTAAACAAATTAATTGAAATTTTATCTAAACTTCCAGGGATTGGACCAAAAAGCGCAGAAAGAATTTCCCTTTTTTTATTAAGAACTAAAGAAGATTTAGTAGATGAATTAATTTTAAGTATTAAAAATTTAAGAAAAAATGTTAAAACATGTAGAATTTGCTTTAATTTAGCTGAAAATGAAGATACTTGCTTAATATGTAAAGATATAACTAGAGATAAATCAATAATTCTTGTGGTTGAAGATATAAAGGATTTAATTAGAATAGAATCATTGGGTTATTATAAGGGGATATATCATGTTTTAGGAGGGCATATTTCCACTACACAAGGTCTTGGAATAGAGCACCTTACAATAAGTTCCCTTGAAGAAAGAGTTAAAAGTGGAGATGTTAAAGAGGTAATTTTTGCTTTATCTCCAACATGGGAAGGAGATATTACAAAAGAATATATAAAAAAAATTCTTAAAAAATATGATTTAAAAATTTCATCACTTGCAAGAGGAATATCAGGAACAACATATCTTGAATCTATAGATGACTCTTCTTTAATTCAAGCACTACTTGATAGAAAAGAAGAAAAGTAA
- a CDS encoding Mrp/NBP35 family ATP-binding protein, translating to MTKEELFEKLKEIKDPELNKSIIELNMIRNLEINDKKISLDLFLTFGDCPLKDKIKKDVENKLKEIGFENININLKIMSKDEIDALKLNIFFKKRKGGIKNIIAIASGKGGVGKSTVTTNLAVSLSKKNLKVGVLDADINGPNIPLMLGIDEKPTVLDGKILPIEKYGIKVISIGFFIEKDNSPILWRGPIISKAIEELYDDVLWDKLDFLLIDLPPGTGDETLTVGGSLPIDGVIVVTTPQDVSILDATRSAIAFKKLNVKIIGIIENMSYFICPESGQKYEIFGSGGGEKLSKYFNVPLLGKIPIEINIRKGSDSGFPIVLLEPDSLSSKEFYKISEEILKNIL from the coding sequence TTGACAAAAGAGGAATTATTTGAAAAATTAAAAGAAATTAAAGACCCTGAATTAAATAAAAGTATTATTGAATTAAATATGATTAGAAATTTAGAAATTAATGATAAAAAAATTTCTCTTGATCTATTTCTAACTTTCGGAGATTGTCCTTTAAAAGATAAAATAAAAAAAGATGTTGAAAATAAATTAAAAGAGATTGGCTTTGAGAATATTAATATAAATCTAAAGATAATGAGTAAAGATGAGATTGATGCTTTAAAATTAAATATCTTTTTTAAAAAAAGAAAAGGGGGAATAAAAAATATCATTGCAATAGCTTCTGGGAAAGGCGGAGTTGGAAAGTCAACTGTTACAACAAACCTCGCTGTTTCACTTTCAAAAAAGAATTTAAAAGTAGGAGTTCTTGATGCTGATATAAATGGTCCAAATATACCACTTATGTTAGGGATAGATGAAAAACCAACTGTTTTAGATGGAAAAATTTTGCCTATAGAAAAATATGGAATAAAAGTTATATCTATTGGCTTTTTTATTGAAAAAGACAACTCTCCAATACTTTGGAGAGGTCCAATTATTTCAAAAGCAATTGAAGAGTTGTATGATGATGTTTTATGGGATAAACTTGACTTTTTGTTGATTGATCTTCCCCCTGGAACTGGAGATGAAACTTTAACAGTTGGTGGCTCTTTACCTATAGATGGAGTTATAGTTGTTACAACACCACAGGATGTTTCAATTCTTGATGCTACAAGATCTGCCATTGCATTTAAAAAATTAAATGTAAAGATTATTGGAATTATTGAAAATATGAGTTATTTTATTTGTCCTGAATCAGGACAAAAATATGAAATTTTTGGAAGTGGTGGTGGAGAGAAATTGAGTAAATATTTTAATGTTCCTCTTTTAGGGAAAATTCCTATTGAAATAAATATAAGAAAAGGGAGTGATAGTGGATTTCCAATTGTTTTATTAGAACCTGACTCATTATCATCAAAAGAGTTTTATAAAATATCTGAAGAAATATTAAAAAATATTTTATAA